The sequence AcgaatataaattatttaaaacatatttctttaaaaaaaatatatttttttcatatgGTATTGTCCTGATAATCATTTATCTATGCATATCAACTAATTGGTTTTCAATAATACAATGTTTAATATCATCAAGGGCGGAGCTAAGTGTattgttcaaaatttttttgaaaatttttatatattaattttgattaatttttgtttaattttattttagttcgagtaatttaattcaaaaaattaaagtaatggaggacttaaaattttaatcgtgaTAGATTGATAATTCTGATTTGGTCATTGAATATGATAGcatcaaaataatattataagctTCCACAATTTGTTTCGTTTATTTAATTTGGTTTCAGTTATTTTATTAAGAAACCAGTCGAACAAACaaataaattgattttttttcaatataATTTCGTTTTTATAAAAttctgttttaaaatttttatcttgtttatattttggtaatttatttatttatatatataaaaagaaaACACAGTTTCATTCATAGCGACATTTGAAAACCTTTCCTccaaaaccctaaacccccTTTTTCTCATTTGCACAATGTCAATGTCCAAGAGTTCAAAATTGCTTCAGTACATCAATTATCGCATGCGCGTTACCATACAGGATGGCCGCCAGCTCGTGGGCAAATTCATGGCGTTTGATCGGCACATGAATCTCGTTCTTGGTGATTGCGAAGAGTTTCGTAAGCTTCCCCCGACCAAGGGATCCAAGGAAGAACGCGAAGACCGCCGTACTCTCGGCCTCGTGCTCCTCCGTGGTGAAGAAGTCATTGCACTCCAAGTCGAGGGCCCTCCGCCACCCGACGAGTCTCGCGTCAAGTCAGCCGCTGCTAATGCTGTTTCTGGTCCTGGAATCGGTCGTGCTGCTGGCAGAGGCGTTCCTACGGGACCGTTGATGCAAGCTCAGCCTGGACTTGCTGGGCCCGTTAGAGGAGTTGGTGGACCTGCTCCCGGGATGATGCAACCCCAGATTTCACGTCCGCCGCAGATTTCTGTGCCGCCGATGTCTTATCCACCACAGCCTCCGGTCGTGCGTCCCCCTTCCGTGCCTCCTCCAGGTGGGTTCCCTGCGAGGCCGGGGATGCCCGGAATGCCAGGCGCACCCATGCCGTTTCCTCCGCAATTTAGGCCTGGTGCTCCACCTGGTCAGTTTGCTCCACCTCCACAGTTTGGACAGAGGCCACCAATGATGCCACTCCCTCAGATGATGAGGG comes from Henckelia pumila isolate YLH828 chromosome 4, ASM3356847v2, whole genome shotgun sequence and encodes:
- the LOC140864915 gene encoding uncharacterized protein; protein product: MSMSKSSKLLQYINYRMRVTIQDGRQLVGKFMAFDRHMNLVLGDCEEFRKLPPTKGSKEEREDRRTLGLVLLRGEEVIALQVEGPPPPDESRVKSAAANAVSGPGIGRAAGRGVPTGPLMQAQPGLAGPVRGVGGPAPGMMQPQISRPPQISVPPMSYPPQPPVVRPPSVPPPGGFPARPGMPGMPGAPMPFPPQFRPGAPPGQFAPPPQFGQRPPMMPLPQMMRGPPPPPGPPRPGMPPPPGGQVPMFGPPRPGMPPPPNAPPQHQQQ